In Pan paniscus chromosome 1, NHGRI_mPanPan1-v2.0_pri, whole genome shotgun sequence, the DNA window CTTGCAcatcttttgttaaatgtattcctaagtattttattacttttgatCCTATTGCCTATGAATTTTTAACATAGATAGGTTCTTACTGTAGGTAAcattttgtatcttcttttttcatttcaattatatCACAGACATGTACCCAAGCTATTAAGAATtcttcggccgggcacggtggctccgcctttaatcccagcactttgggaggccaaggcaggcagatcatgaggtcaagagatcgagaccatcctggccaacatggtgaaaccccatctctactaaaaatacaaaaattagctgggcgtggtggcgcgcacctgtagtcccagctactcaggtggctgaggcagaatcgcttgaacccaggaggtggaggttgcagtgaaccaagatcgtgccactgcactccagcctggcgatagagactccgtctcaaaaaaaagaaaaaaaaaaaagaattcttcaaCATCATCGTTGAAGACTACACATTAGTCCATTGTATGTTTACACTGTAATTTATGTAGCCTTTCTCCTGTTGTGAGATATTTTGattctttccaatttttccattttataaatattactgtaataaatatttctatgCATCTTGTTATCTGCATTTCAGGCCATTTCCTTATAAGTAttcatgtattctttttctctgataATGGCCTTTGTTTCTACCCTTGTGAGGAGGTATGAGACCCCATTAAACTGCGAACTCCTTGAGACCCATTTCTCTTGTGATCCCTCATAGCCCCCAGGGACAGGCTGCAGCCTCAGTGACTTCTTCAAGAAGCTCCCAGGGGTCTCAGACTGGGTCAGATGCTTCTCATCTTATCCCCATAGCACTGGGTCCTGACCTTGCCATAACTCTTATTACTCAATGATATAAATGCCTGGTAACTAGTTTAAACCCCCACAAGATCGTGAGGCCTGACAGGACAAGAGATGGACCTTTTTATACCTCTAGCCCTTAGTATATAGGagatctttaataaatatttattgaatgagtgaatCAGGCAGAACAGTGAGCTCAAAGACTTAGGCCAGACTAGGAATCTTGATTCAAAGATTTATGGCCATTAAGTTTTGGGAGTGGCTGGCAAAGTGCATCACACAAAAACTCTAAGTTGGAAAGGGTCCTTGAGGGTTACCTCTTCggaattttaaaacttcttatatatttcatatatatacatgtatatgtatatgtacatacatacacacatatatgaaatattctatataacatacaattttgtatataatacacacacacatatattttagatAGAAGGGGTAGAAGAGAtggagaggtgggggtgggtggaaATTGAAGCCCTGTCTGTGGAATTTTCTCAGTGGCTGCAGGACACTGCAGCGAAACTCAAGTTTGCCccggcacagtggcatgcaccctactcccagctacttgggaggctgaggcaggaggatcatttgagcccaggagtccaaggccagcctgggaaacacagggaaaccccatctcaaaaaaaaaaaaaaagaagtgttcaaggtcacacaatgAGTGGCAGAATGGGAAAAGGAGTCAGATGTCTCTCCTTCACAAAATGTTTCTCTGTTGAATCCATCTCTAACGAATGCCTTTGAAGCATCCCACATCCCTTCTGCAAGTGTCTAAAATTCCAGTAATTAAGATCGATCGTTTAAAGTATTGTCCCCATGTAGCATGttttgaaagtaaaattaattttatggaaaaaattaTGGGGATGAATGGGTATGACATACAGAGAAATTATGACAAGGCTTTCCTGTGAAATGGCGATTTTTCTGTTTGGAAGTTTCTAGGGGGCGCTAAGTGAAAGGAAATACCGATATGGGGAGGCAGAAAAGGATACTTTTCTCGGGTTTTAGTTCTTGGGTGGCTCAGTGAGGCCAAGGAACAGCTTGCAGGGGTAGGGGCATGTGCAGTCCCTTTTGCTGtatcttctttccctcctttgctCAATACATCCTCATACCTACAGGGCAAGTCCAAACTCAGCCTGGCATGCATTCTGggatcctgcttttttttttttctggctcgctgcaacctccgccctcccctcactcccacagcgggctgaagggatcctcccacctcagtagctgggacccacaggcgtgcaccaccatgcccggctttttttttttttttttttttttttgtatttttagtcggtgtctcgccatgttgcccaggctggtcttgaacttctgggctcaagctatctgcctgtcttggcctcccaaagtgctgggattacaggcatgagccaccgcgtctcaCCCATCCTGTATCTTTCTCCAAGTTCCACTGGCATGTCCTCCATCTAATCCCACTCAAGGTCCCAAGTTTCCCAGGCTAAACTGGGTATTCCCCTAAATCAAGACCTGTGTCTTATGCGTCCTTGTATCTCCCAGTACCAAAGGGACAAGTTCTGGCACACAATGGTGAGTCAAAAAGTGTTTGATgaggccggtcacggtggcttacgcctgtaatcccaacactttgggaagccgaggtgtgcgtatcacttaaggccaggggttggagaccagcctgtacaacacggcaagaccccttctctacaaaaaaatacaaaaattagccaggcgtggtggtgcatgcctgtggtaccagatactcacgaggctgagatgggaggatcacttgagcccgggaggcggaggttacagtgagtgagtcgatatcgcgccactgccctcaagtctgggcaacagagcgagaccctgtctcagaaaaaaaaaaaaaaaaaaaaagtgcttgatGAACCTATTGAGATGTCTAGTCTCTAGGCTTTCATAAATAACTGTTCCTGTGAAGGCTGAGTATTCATGAGTATTCAACCCTGAAAAATCAGGACACAGCTATCACCTACTCTGCCTCCACGAATTTCTCAGGCTACTCTCAATGCTTCCCTGGAGTTTTCCTTCCTCGTATTTGCGCCCGGGACTAGCTCAGTGTAGGACACATAGCCGTTCTTGGCATCCTGAGAGGGCCAGTTAGTACTGAAGTCCCTTGGCTGCTCAAGGATTGCAGGGATGAGGCAAGTGGAACAGCCTCGGAACCTCCGAAAATGGGCACGCTCCAGGTCCCAGTTTCTATGGCAACCATACTGGCTAATTGGGCTCCGCAATGGTTTCTCCTGGAAAGACCGTGATTTTGGTTCCCGCGGACGTCTCTATGGTTTCGACAGCCTAGAAGGAACAAAACGGCATTTCCGGGAAGATGGCGGCGCACAAGTCAGGTCCAGCACATGTTTCCGCGGAGCGGAGCCCGCAGTGACGGTAAGGGGCTCCCTTCCCCCGAACGGTGGTAGTCGGAGCCCGGGCTTATTAGCAAACGTGAGAGGAGCAGAGTATTTTTACCCAAGTGGCACTGGGGTAGGAGGGCTGGAATTTAGCCCTCAAGAGCAAGGAAGCCTAGGGAAAGGGCAGCCGGCTCTTTAGGACTACTGTAAGACGAGTGAACCTGGGGCCACTTCTGAAAACACAGATTGACTGTAGAGGGGACAGTGCCCAAAGTGTGATCACAGGTTTCAGAAAGACTGGGGCGCACAGCTTCTACCCAATTATCCACTGAAAATCCGGTAAAGCCATTCCTAACTATGCCATTCAGTTCAACAAATAACGACTGAATGTGTTCTTGAGTTCTGGCGCCGCGTTACGTGCTCTGGAGTTGCGGAATAAAGCGGGTCTCTTAACTTCCAGGGCATGTAGTTTTCAATTATTGCGACAAAGGTTAGGCTGTGTGTGGTCTTACAGGAGAAAGCACAAAGAGCTGTAAGAGACTGAAGAGTGTAGTGATGAAGAACATCAGTTTTTGGCCGGGCgccttggctcacgcctgtaatcccaacactttggtaggtcgagtcaggtggatcaccagaggtcaggagttggagaccagcccctggccaatatggggaaaccctatttctactaaaaatacaaaaattagccgggcatggtggcatgagccttgtagtcccagctactcgggaggctgagacaggagaatcgcttgaagctgggaggcggaggttgcagtgagccaagatcgcaccactgtactccagactgggtgacagagtgagactccgtatcaaaaaagaaaaaaaaagaagaaaaaaagaaagaaagaaagacagagaaccACTTTGGAGTCAGGCAACTTGGGCTCATTCCACCTCCATCATGTAATTCCAGCTCCATCATTTACTAGCCATGTAACCTTAGGCAAGAAACCCAGgccttgttttcttcatttgtaaaataagaataatatctaTCTCACAGGACTATCAAGACTAAATGAGTTAAGCCCACatatagtggctcacgcctgtaatcccagcattttggaaagcagaggtaggcagatagcttgagcccaggagttagagaccagcctgggcaacatggcaaaaccctgtctgtacaaaaaaaaatacaaaaattagccaggcgtggtggcatgtgcctgtggtcctagctacttgggaggctgaggtgggaggattgcttgagcctggaagtttgaggctgcaatgagccatgatcgtgccactgcactccactccatccagcctgggcgacagagcaaccctgtctcaaaaaaaaaaaaaaaaggttgactgAGTTAATATGACAGTGTGGCAATATGTGTAATCCACCTGTTATGCATTAAGTGCTCAATAGGAGTGCCCTTCCTAAGTTGGACACTTTCAAAAGGGGAACTCCAGCCAGACTGAAATACTGCAGTGGTGTGGGAGAAGTGTGTAGCCCCCACACCAAGAGGACAGTGTAAATGCTGAAGCATAAGTACAGGATCCGGTCTCTACCGAGTACCATTATCGTATGACTTAGGTTAATAAGCACCTCATTAGCTTTGTGTTTACAAGGTAATATATTTTGGGAGATACTATGTAGTGGTACAGTACAGATTCTGCAGACAAGCTGCCTGGGCTTGAATTCTACATgttacctgtgtgaccttgaagtcacttaacctctttagGCCTCActttactcatttgtaaaataagttaatatttcCCTGAATGGgctgggaagattaaatgaaataatctttgTAAAGTCTTAGCACATCCTGGCATGTGGTGAGCACACCATAAATTTAGGTATCAGAATTGACACCATTCCTCCTTGACTTCTCTATATTCTGGTCTTTCTGTAGCCAGATAGGGAGCTCCCCAAAGACCAGGCCAcctccttcctctgtctctggCTCAGGAAggagaattcttttttctttctttttaattttttattttttctagaggcagggtttcactatgttgcccacactggtctggaactcctgggctcaagtgattcttctaccttggccttccaaagtgctgggattacaaatgtgaaccactgcgcctggccgctttattctttttatgagagagggtcttgctatactgcccaggctggactcaagcaatcccgcctcagcctcccgtgtagctgggactacaggtgtgtgccactgcacccaactagCAGAGAATTCTTAACAAGCAGTCAGGATGGAACTGATGGCTGTTTGGGCACTTTCTACTTTCTTCTTAAAAGGATGATATCACCTCTTCTTCTCTGGTGAGAGTCTGAGGATAGAGACTTTTTTCTCACCATGAATGTCACCCCAGAGGTCAAGAGTCGTGGGATGAAGTTTGCTGAGGAGCAGCTGCTAAAGCATGGATGGACTCAAGGTGATCCCCATGGGGCCTCTTCCACATCCCCCAGCTCCCTGCCTACCATCTGCCCAGGGGAAAGGCATCATCCTGGATTACCCACCCCCCATGTAGTCCATTTAATTAAAGGAGGAAAACCTAGTTTAAAGGGAAATTTGCAGAAGAAAATTTCTAACTTtcccagaaaagggaagaaaggaagaaatttgaCAGTGGATAATGAAGAAGTGGTGGTTGGGAGGACTAGGGGAGGGAAAAAGAGATATGGGCTCTCTACCAAAGAATTTGAAGGAAGAGATAGTTCAGGCTCACACAAAGGCAGGGGACTATATGGAGTGGTACTAGAAAGAAGTGCGCTAGGAGGTCTTCTGAGAGGTACAGAGTATACCCCAATGTCAGGTGTGTGGAATGGCAAGAGGCCTGTGTGGGGGGTGCCTTGTGAGGTCTCACAGCAGGCAGGAGAATAAGCCAAATCGCTCACTGTCCTCTGCAGGCAAAGGCCTTGGCCGGAAGGAGAATGGTATCACCCAGGCTCTCAGGGTGACACTGAAGCAAGACACTCATGGGGTAAGACTGGGTGGACTGAGGAAGGTTAGCATGTGTGGGAGAGGGGACCCTTGAGGGCAGGTGAGGCAGGCACTCAGAGCTCATATTTATTCCCCTGGCAGGTAGGACATGACCCTGCCAAGGAGTTCACAAACCACTGGTGGAATGAGCTCTTCAACAAGACTGCGGCCAACTTGGTAGTGGAAACTGGGCAGGTATGAGCTCTTGATAGATGGGCACATGAAACAGAGGGCCTGGGACCTGTGGCGTAGGCAGTCATGATATGTCACCCATTCACTGGTACTGATAATTCTCTACAGGATGGAGTACAGATAAGGAGCCTTTCTAAGGAGACCACCCGTTATAATCATCCCAAGCCCAACTTGCTGTATCAGAAGTTTGTGAAGGTATTAGAGGCTGTGGGTAACGGAGTCcatcctttttctcttccctggTTTCCCTGGGGCCTGAACAGTTGCCTTGTATGCCTTATCAATTCTCAGGACTTTCCTAACATAGTGGGATCCTGTGACCAGCCTTGCTGTTGCTTACTTAGACTGCCCAGACCCTCAGCAGGAATTGAGATCTTCAGGTTCCGTGGATCCTGCCATCTGTTAAGGGAGCAGCAATAGGGCGTGGGAGGTAGGGTACAGTCTCTTAAGTCAGGAGCTGCCAAATTTTGGGGAGGCCAGAAGACATCTAATTCAAAGGACTTAGAAGCCAGAGGAGACCTGAGAGATTATCTGGACCATCCCTGCTTTGCAGATGTGGCTAAAAGGGTGAAAAGTGGTTTGCTGAAGAGCCCACAGCTGGCTAGTAATGGCAAACAGGACTGGAACCCAGGACTTCAGGCCTCCACTTTCTACTGTACCAATAGGAGGAAGCTAACATGTAATGGTCATTATGTGCTAAGGGCTATACATGTTACCTAGCAAATCTTTCCCATTTCTCTACATCTCTGTTACCATCTACTACCCCACTTTGGGCCATCATCATCTCTTGCCTAATTTCTTTCTCCAGCAGCCTCCTAAGAACACCTGTAGTctcactccccaccccaaccTCTGTGGAGGATGGACTTCTCCACAAAGCATCCAGTGTTCTCTCTAAAACATAAATGTCATCATGTCACTGGGTCTTGTTTGACCTAGGATGACAGAATCCAGATTTATCGGACTGGCTTATATGGCTCTGCATGCCTGTTCCTGccatctccagcctcatctcttcACTTTTCTCCAGGACCACTACTTTAGCCTAACCATTAGCATAACAGATTccaatctgtttcttttctttgaaggTACGACACTCTTCCATCTTCAGGTTATTGCACATGTTGCTCCCTCTGCTTGGGACATTCTTCTCCCTTTCCCCCTTTACCTTCTGAGTTTCTCTTATCCTCCAGAGCTCAGCTTATACATCAGTTACTTTTAGAAGCCATTCTCTGAAGTCTGAGTTGAGTACCCTTCCTCTATCACAGGCAACACTTCCATCATAATTGCCTATGTAGATTCCATCTGGGCTGGGCCCATCTCATTCTTATTCCACTCTGAATCCCCAACTCCTTGGCCCATAGTAGACTCTCAATTAATCTGATTAAATGAAGGTACTGTGAACAGGTACTATGGTCAGGGTGGAGCGGGGCATCTTTACTGTCAGTCACTGGCACTTGTCCACTGTGAAGACCTGATGAACCAGAGCATTTCCTCTTCTTGTTCTGCTCACCAGCCAGCTGTGGGCCAGAGAGGCCAAAGCTGCTGCACatcccagcagcagcagcccatCTCCTATCCAAGTTCGAGTATGCAGGATGGCACACCTCCCTGTGGCTCCTCAAGGAGCAATGGTGGGGGCTGGCAAACCACTGCCTGGAGCTATAAATTCTTAGGGGGCTTCCACAAGGgaatagtgatggtgatggtgttgaGAAGGCCTTATCTACCCCCATGACCCCTCCTAGATGGCTACATTGACTTCAGGTGGAGAGAAGCCAAACAAAGACTTGGAGAGCTGCAGTGATGACGACAACCAGGGGCCCAAGTCCCCAAAGATGTGAGACTTCATTTTAGCTCTTGGGGAACGTGGGAAGAGATGTCCTCAGATGGCAAGAGAAAGGGCTAAATCTAATGCTTGACTGGGGGCTTCTTGGGGGTGGGTGGAACTGTGTTGTACTAATCTTTGTATCCCTAGTACCTCAGAAAGTGCCAGGTCCTGAACAAGAACTCAGTGTTGAAGGAATGTTTTAGAAGGAGGAGAGGTCCAGCCTTTCCACCAGGTCTGTTTGTAACTGCTGATCTCCCCTAACAGTCTGACTGATGAGATGCTGCTCCAAGCCTGTGAGGGGCGAACAGCACACAAGTAAGTAGTGGTCAGCTCCTTGAGCTCCCTTTTCTCCCCACCTTTGATCATGGCCTGTGCCACCTCTTGGTTCTTTTTACCCCAGGGAAATGATTCCTATTACCTACCCATCTATTGCCTGAAGATAGGCAGCTCCCCACTCCTACCCTCCACCAACTTTCCCTGCAGGCTTAAGGACTAGGCCCATTTCCCCCGATACCCTCGCTTTGACTTGGACCCTGTCTGTTTCAGGGCTGCCCGTCTTGGGATCACAATGAAGGCCAAGCTTGCtcgcctggaggcccaggagcagGCCTTCCTGGCTCGTCTCAAAGGCCAGGACCCTGGGGCCCCTCAACTGCAGTCAGAGAGCaagccccccaaaaaaaagaaaaagaaaaggaggcagaaagaggaggaagaagctaCAGCATCTGAAAGGAATGATGCAGATGAGAAGCACCCAGAACATGCTGAGCAGAACATCAGaaaaagcaagaagaagaaaaggcgACATCAAGAAGGAAAGGTCTCAGATGAAAGAGAGGGTACAACTAAAGGGAATGAGAAGGAGGATGCTGCAGGAACAAGTGGGCTTGGGGAATTGAATAGCAGAGAGCAAACCAATCAGTCCctcaggaaagggaagaaaaagaagaggtggCACCATGAAGAGGAGAAGATGGGGGTcttggaggaaggaggaaaaggcaaGGAGGCTGCAGGCAGTGTCAGGACAGAGGAGGTAGAGAGCAGGGCATATGCTGACCCATGCAGCCGAAGAAAGAAGAGGCAGCAACGGGAGGAGGAGGACTTGA includes these proteins:
- the LOC100972613 gene encoding LOW QUALITY PROTEIN: G patch domain-containing protein 4 (The sequence of the model RefSeq protein was modified relative to this genomic sequence to represent the inferred CDS: deleted 2 bases in 1 codon), which codes for MNVTPEVKSRGMKFAEEQLLKHGWTQGKGLGRKENGITQALRVTLKQDTHGVGHDPAKEFTNHWWNELFNKTAANLVVETGQDGVQIRSLSKETTRYNHPKPNLLYQKFVKMATLTSGGEKPNKDLESCSDDDNQGPKSPKILTDEMLLQACEGRTAHKAARLGITMKAKLARLEAQEQAFLARLKGQDPGAPQLQSESKPPKKKKKKRRQKEEEEATASERNDADEKHPEHAEQNIRKSKKKKRRHQEGKVSDEREGTTKGNEKEDAAGTSGLGELNSREQTNQSLRKGKKKKRWHHEEEKMGVLEEGGKGKEAAGSVRTEEVESRAYADPCSRRKKRQQREEEDLNLEDGGEETFRWWNQGSREQSMQ